The following are encoded together in the Sphaerodactylus townsendi isolate TG3544 linkage group LG12, MPM_Stown_v2.3, whole genome shotgun sequence genome:
- the BSX gene encoding brain-specific homeobox protein homolog, protein MNLNFTPHSVSSQRPTSFFIEDILLHKPKPLREVTPDHFHSALAPRVPLLDYGYPLMPAPTILAPHPHHPLHKPEHHHPYFLTASGVPVPALFQPHPHAELPGKHCRRRKARTVFSDSQLSGLEKRFELQRYLSTPERVELATALSLSETQVKTWFQNRRMKHKKQLRKSQDDPKAPGQAEGAEQGASEPEPEPADQARAGAPEPRKGSSNPPAPFLLDEAEDEVDIIEGGELCGAQHLL, encoded by the exons ATGAACCTCAACTTCACTCCCCACTCGGTGTCTTCCCAGAGGCCGACCTCTTTCTTCATCGAAGACATTCTGCTCCACAAGCCCAAGCCCCTGCGGGAGGTGACCCCCGATCACTTCCACAGCGCACTGGCCCCCCGGGTGCCCCTCCTGGACTATGGGTACCCTCTGATGCCAGCGCCAACCATCCTGGCACCCCACCCGCATCACCCGCTGCACAAGCCGGAGCACCACCATCCCTATTTCCTCACCGCCTCAG gGGTGCCGGTGCCTGCCCTCTTCCAGCCCCACCCGCACGCTGAGCTGCCGGGCAAACACTGTCGGCGCCGCAAAGCCCGCACCGTCTTCTCAGACTCGCAGCTCTCTGGCCTGGAGAAGCGCTTTGAGCTGCAGCGTTACCTGTCCACGCCGGAGCGCGTCGAGCTGGCCACGGCGCTCAGCCTCTCCGAGACCCAG GTGAAGACCTGGTTCCAGAACCGGCGGATGAAGCACAAAAAGCAGCTGCGGAAGAGCCAGGACGACCCCAAAGCGCCCGGCCAGGCGGAGGGCGCCGAGCAGGGAGCCAGCGAGCCGGAGCCCGAACCCGCGGACCAAGCCCGAGCCGGCGCCCCCGAGCCCCGCAAGGGCAGCAGCAACCCGccggcccccttcctcctggACGAGGCAGAAGACGAGGTGGACATCATCGAGGGGGGAGAGCTGTGCGGCGCCCAGCACCTACTGTAG